A stretch of DNA from Synergistales bacterium:
ACATCTCCTCGGTGATGACTCTGTCGCCCGGCGACGTGATCATCACGGGGACGCCGGCCGGCATCGGGCCTGTCGCGCCGGGTGACGAGATGACCGTGACCGTGGAGGGAATCGGCCGGCTGACCAACCGGATCGGCCGGTAGGGCCTGCAGAAACGGAAGACGCCGCCGCGCAGCACCGGAGCCCGGCGGCGTCTCTTCGGAAGGGGGAGCCCGGGTGGAAACACAGGAACAGACCGTTCGGATCAAGCGACGCTACCGTGTCAACAAAGGGAGAACGGCGCTTCTGCTGATCTCCTTTTCCCTGCTGGTGTCCCTTGGCTTCGGGCTGAGGCAGATCTTTGTCGAGGATCCCTGCAGGTGGGAGCAGAGCGCCCAGGAGGCCGCCACGCAGGAACCGCCCGCCGCCGAAGCGGGCCCCGCCGAAGGCAAGGGCGGAGCCGGCAGCAACGACGCCAGAACGCTCTTCGAGGTGGAACTGGCTGCCGATTCGGAGGACGCCGTCCAGCTCCAGGCCGTCCCCGTCACGGAGGACGACCCGGACAGCTAGGCCTCCCCGGCGAGCGCCATATCCACGGCGGCCATGGCCTGGGCCGTCATGGTGTCCACAATCGGTACCGACGTATCCCTCTGCTGCACCAGCAGCGGCAATTCCGTGCACCCTAGCACCGCCGCCTCGGCGCCTCCCCCGGCCAGCTCCTCGATGATCCCCACCAGCCGCTTCCTGGAAGCCTCCTCCAGCCTCCCGAAGGTGAGCTCCTCGTTGATGATCCTGTCGATCTCCCTGCGGTCCTCCTCGCGGGGGATGACCGTGGTGATCCCGTGCCGCTCCCGCAGGCGGGTGCGGTAGAATTCCCCTTCCATGGTGAAGCGCGTCCCCAGCAGCGCTGCGTGCCGTGCTCCCTGCGCCTTGAGCTGTGCCGCCGCGGCGTCGGCGATGTGGATCAGCGGCACCGAGGCCGTCTCCTCCAGACGGGGGAAACAGCGGTGGATGGTGTTGGAGCAGATCACCAGCAGCCCCGCGCCGGCCGTTTCCAGACGCCTGCCCACGTCCACCACCTCGGCGCAGATCGCGTCGAAGCGGTCGTCGGCCATCCAGCGGTCGATATGGTCGAAGTCGAAGCTGTACAGCAGGATATCGCCGGAATGGGTTCCGCCCAGCCGGGCCAGGACCTCCCGGTTGATGATCCGGTAGTACTCCACCGTGGACTCCCACGTGAGTCCCCCGATGAGTCCGATTGTTTTCATCGCAATCACCTCCGACACTAGTGTAGAATAGAACGGCAGACATTGCATCCACAGGCTGCAGGCAGCCCGCTCTTTGCATCCCGAAGCGGAGTCCTGTAGCCTGGAAGAGGAGGGATACCATGAACGAATGTACACAAACCAACCTGGCAGGCTCGCTG
This window harbors:
- a CDS encoding amino acid racemase, whose protein sequence is MKTIGLIGGLTWESTVEYYRIINREVLARLGGTHSGDILLYSFDFDHIDRWMADDRFDAICAEVVDVGRRLETAGAGLLVICSNTIHRCFPRLEETASVPLIHIADAAAAQLKAQGARHAALLGTRFTMEGEFYRTRLRERHGITTVIPREEDRREIDRIINEELTFGRLEEASRKRLVGIIEELAGGGAEAAVLGCTELPLLVQQRDTSVPIVDTMTAQAMAAVDMALAGEA